In Candidatus Woesearchaeota archaeon, one genomic interval encodes:
- a CDS encoding DUF357 domain-containing protein, which produces MRKGEERLAGRLLSEELLSRYVSITKEALAVARRAPKGAGADVVLDMAKRYVADAEFFSKKGKKLLAFAAVNYAHGWLDAGARLGCFVVKDNHLFTVDDDGKE; this is translated from the coding sequence ATGCGGAAGGGTGAAGAGCGCCTGGCGGGAAGGCTGCTTTCGGAGGAGCTGCTCTCGCGCTATGTTTCAATAACCAAGGAGGCGCTGGCAGTAGCGCGGCGCGCCCCCAAGGGAGCGGGTGCTGATGTGGTACTGGATATGGCGAAGCGCTACGTTGCCGATGCCGAGTTTTTCAGCAAGAAAGGAAAAAAACTCTTGGCGTTCGCAGCGGTTAATTATGCTCACGGCTGGCTGGATGCCGGCGCCCGCTTGGGTTGTTTTGTGGTGAAAGATAATCATCTCTTCACGGTCGATGATGACGGGAAGGAGTAG